The genomic window GATTCACAATGTAATGAACTTCAGCCTGGCACATTGGTCATGAACGAGGTGTTTTCGTCTTTGATCGAGCGGAAGATCCCCGTGCTGAATTGGCAGTCCAGCCCAGGCCGAGGAGGGGTCTACGAATTCAAGCGACGGTGGGGAGCCACGGAGAGACAACACTGCTATTTGTCCACACTGCTCAACCCCCACACAAAAATTTTGGAAGTTGATGCGAACCAGTTGCTCGATGAGTTTCCGTTGCGGTTCGTCGTTCCGTTTGAACAGTTGAAAAGCCACTGATGAACGGAAACCTACTGGGAAGCCAGATCGCTAATCGTATCCTGTTTGACTATTCGTGCATGGAGCATGAAGAGTTGCTGCAGTTGTCCGCCCGCCTGCCTCGCAAGCTCGTCCGCTGGCTCGCCATACACCATCCCGACAATCGCACACGTGTGACCCTGTTTCGACAGACTGGCGTTGAAATCGGCGAGGGGACAGTAATCAACGAAGGCGTGTTGCTGTTTGATGAATACAAGTCTCTTGTTTGTTTTGGGGCCCGAGTCGCAGTTGCGACGGGCGTCGTGTTCATCGCTTCCAGTAATCCGAATAATTCACAACTTGCAAGCAATCCCTTTGTGCAAAAACAGCACATCGTTGAAGCTCCGATTAGCGTTCAGGATGATGCTTGGATTGGCGTCAACGCGGTAATCATGCCGGGGACAACGATTGGACCGCGTGCGATCGTGGGAGCAGGCGCCGTAGTGACCCATGATGTTCCCGCTGACACGACCGTTGCGGGGGTGCCAGCACAGATGGTCCGCAATCACGCGGTGACGACCGAGTCATGATTGCGATTACATTTGATATTGATTGGGCACCGGATGCGGTGATCGAAGACACACTGCGGATATTGGATGAGCAGAATGTATCGGCGACGTTCTTTGCCACGCACGATACGCCGGTCTTGAAGGACTTGCGGAATCATGAAATCGCAATCCACCCCGACTTTCGTGGCGGGGATTACGAGCAGAAAGTCAGCGACTTGTTGGCAGTCTATCCGGATGCCGTGGGCGCCCGATCCCATGCGTATTACCTGAATTCGCAGATCGCGAAGCACTACGGTGCAATTGGCTTGCAGTACGAATCCAGTCTCGAGATGATTGGCGTGCAAGGCGTGCGACCGTTTCGGCACTGGTTGGGCTTTGTTCGCATTCCCGTGTTTTGGGAAGATGATATTAACGCCGCGATGGAAGGCGATTGGGACCTCCCTAGGATGGACAGCGATTCAAAGTCGCTCTACGTCTTTGATTTTCACCCGGTTCATGTTTATCTGAACACCGAGAGCCTTGATCGCTACGAACGAGCCCGGAAATACTATCATCAACCCGAAGAATTGAAGTCTTGCGCCGCACCCGAGACTATCCCCGGCACGCGGACGCTTCTGAAGCAGTTAGTTAAGTATTGCAGCGAGTCGAATAACCATTCGAGACTCTCTGAAGTAGTCGATGTGTTCGCGAATTCGAGGAATTGTTCTTAGATGCAGTATGCTGTCACCCACCCCAAAGAAGAAATCCTCGCGGCCGTTGAAGACGCTTTGCAGCATCTCGAAGGCTATGATCAGGAGTTTTATCGTCGCGTCTGGGCGACGGAAATGGAGATTTATTGTGAGCGTCTGAGAGCGGTTGGTATGGTGGGCAAAGACCACGTGTTAGACGCGGGGAGCGGCAATGGCCAGTGGACTTACTGCCTGTCTCAGACCAACGGACAGGTGGCAGCTATTGATGTTAACACACCACGACTGAAGGCA from Roseimaritima ulvae includes these protein-coding regions:
- a CDS encoding polysaccharide deacetylase WbmS family protein, with the protein product MIAITFDIDWAPDAVIEDTLRILDEQNVSATFFATHDTPVLKDLRNHEIAIHPDFRGGDYEQKVSDLLAVYPDAVGARSHAYYLNSQIAKHYGAIGLQYESSLEMIGVQGVRPFRHWLGFVRIPVFWEDDINAAMEGDWDLPRMDSDSKSLYVFDFHPVHVYLNTESLDRYERARKYYHQPEELKSCAAPETIPGTRTLLKQLVKYCSESNNHSRLSEVVDVFANSRNCS
- a CDS encoding acyltransferase gives rise to the protein MNGNLLGSQIANRILFDYSCMEHEELLQLSARLPRKLVRWLAIHHPDNRTRVTLFRQTGVEIGEGTVINEGVLLFDEYKSLVCFGARVAVATGVVFIASSNPNNSQLASNPFVQKQHIVEAPISVQDDAWIGVNAVIMPGTTIGPRAIVGAGAVVTHDVPADTTVAGVPAQMVRNHAVTTES